One stretch of Arachis hypogaea cultivar Tifrunner chromosome 20, arahy.Tifrunner.gnm2.J5K5, whole genome shotgun sequence DNA includes these proteins:
- the LOC112782894 gene encoding uncharacterized protein yields the protein MSSAEAGRMEPLTSGASNRIIPIMKALRASLIFVYTFFLSFILFVLPRRSRRGTLAGAPPSSPRKHFKKRWLVREEEDTCRRRALAQDVGMGTDDWLCRWSTSIFYGVRNNALFCRQWFPVAGDLKGILVIIHGLNEHSGRYADFARQLTSCSFGVYAMDWIGHGGSDGLHGYVPSLDHVVADVGAFLEKIRSDNPGVPCFLFGHSTGGAVVLKAASHYHIKAMVEGIILTSPALRVKPAHPIVNAIAPMLSLLAPKYQFKGANKRGIPVSRDPAALLAKYSDPLVYTGPIRVRTGHEILRISSYLMRNFKSVTVPFFVLHGTADKVTDPLASQDLYNMAASEFKDIKLYDGFLHDLLFEPEREEVAQDIITWMEKRLLTL from the exons ATGTCTTCAGCGGAGGCGGGGAGGATGGAGCCGCTGACGTCAGGTGCGAGCAACCGTATAATTCCGATCATGAAGGCTCTGAGAGCTTCATTGATCTTCGTCTACACGTTCTTCCTCTCGTTCATTCTCTTCGTTCTCCCTCGCCGTTCTCGCCGTGGCACCCTAGCCGGTGCGCCGCCTTCGTCGCCGAGGAAGCACTTCAAGAAGAGATGGCTTgttagggaggaggaggacacgTGCCGGAGGAGAGCCCTCGCTCAGGACGTTGGGATGGGAACCGATGACTGGCTATGCCGGTGGAGTACTTCAATCTTCTACGGCGTTAGGAACAACGCTCTTTTTTGTCGCCAGTGGTTCCCGGTTGCCGGTGATCTTAA GGGCATTCTGGTCATCATTCATGGGCTTAACGAACACAG TGGAAGATATGCTGACTTTGCAAGGCAATTAACATCATGTAGCTTTGGTGTCTATGCAATGGACTGGATAG GTCATGGAGGGAGTGATGGATTGCATGGGTATGTACCATCTCTTGATCATGTGGTTGCAGACGTA GGTGCTTTCTTAGAAAAGATAAGATCAGACAATCCCGGTGTACCATGCTTTCTCTTTGGACACTCCACTGGCGGGGCTGTGGTTTTGAAG GCGGCCTCCCACTATCATATTAAAGCAATGGTGGAAGGAATCATATTAACTTCACCAGCGTTGCGTGTGAAGCCAGCTCATCCAATTGTTAAT GCTATTGCTCCAATGTTGTCTCTGTTAGCTCCAAAGTACCAGTTTAAAGGAGCAAACAAAAGGGGTATTCCGGTTTCAAGGGATCCGGCGGCTTTGTTGGCCAAGTACTCTGATCCATTGGTCTACACTGGACCTATAAGGGTCCGAACAGGCCATGAAATACTGAGAATTTCCTCTTACCTTATGCGGAACTTCAAGTCTGTGACGGTGCCATTCTTTGTACTCCACGGAACTGCCGATAAGGTTACTGATCCCCTGGCCTCACAGGATCTATACAACATGGCGGCTTCTGAGTTCAAGGACATAAAGCTGTATGATGGCTTCTTGCACGACCTTCTGTTCGAGCCTGAGCGCGAAGAGGTTGCTCAGGACATCATTACCTGGATGGAAAAGAGGTTGTTAACTCTTTGA
- the LOC112786250 gene encoding protein FAR1-RELATED SEQUENCE 5-like, with translation MCEDGVGDTAAFDYGDVVELTEDDILRKVFRSENDAYKFYKKLGKFYGFGIRKGDMFKDEEGNLVRRRFFCNREGQRDKKHYNRVDRKRPHKPETRTNCEARVCVYLDKERSLWRVKKVILNHNHEMTHHRMVHLIPSFHYMTDAAKAQIEGFQGCGILTSKTMRYMAGISREYSLVGFLKKDAYNYVDKRHRARITDGDANAAIVYLEGKVDADPTSMARYNVTKNEMLANLFWADGGNRIDYQYFGDVLAFDSTYRKNKYKRPLVIFSGCNNHKQTCIFGFGLVLDESIASYKWLFENFLEVMCNRQPFVVLTDGDDLI, from the coding sequence ATGTGTGAAGATGGAGTTGGTGATACGGCCGCATTTGATTATGGGGATGTTGTGGAACTAACGGAGGATGATATTTTGAGGAAGGTTTTTCGCAGCGAAAATGATGCATACAAGTTTTATAAGAAATTAGGAAAATTTTACGGATTTGGTATTAGAAAGGGAGACATGTTCAAGGATGAGGAGGGTAATTTGGTTCGGAGAAGATTTTTTTGCAATAGAGAGGGACAGAGAGATAAGAAACATTATAACAGGGTCGATAGGAAGAGGCCTCACAAGCCGGAGACAAGGACGAATTGTGAAGCGAGGGTGTGTGTGTATCTAGATAAGGAAAGGTCGTTGTGGAGGGTCAAGAAAGTCATTTTGAACCACAACCATGAGATGACGCATCACAGAATGGTTCATCTAATTCCAAGTTTTCATTACATGACGGATGCTGCAAAAGCCCAAATAGAGGGATTTCAAGGATGTGGCATCTTAACATCGAAGACAATGCGGTATATGGCTGGCATATCTAGAGAGTATTCACTTGTAGGGTTTCTGAAGAAGGATGCTTACAACTACGTCGATAAGAGACATCGTGCAAGGATAACTGATGGAGACGCGAACGCAGCCATAGTGTACTTGGAGGGTAAAGTTGATGCAGACCCGACTTCGATGGCAAGGTATAATGTGACGAAGAACGAAATGCTAGCCAATTTATTTTGGGCGGATGGTGGCAACAGGATAGATTACCAATATTTTGGAGACGTACTGGCATTCGACTCAACTTACAGGAAAAACAAATACAAGAGGCCACTGGTGATTTTCTCAGGGTGCAATAACCACAAGCAAACGTGTATTTTTGGGTTTGGTTTGGTCTTAGATGAGAGTATTGCTTCATATAAATGGCTTTTCGAGAATTTCTTGGAGGTCATGTGTAACAGACAGCCGTTTGTTGTTCTTACGGATGGCGATGACTTAATTTGA